The following are from one region of the candidate division WOR-3 bacterium genome:
- a CDS encoding protein arginine kinase — translation MENNTFTIISRTIPYWLVSGAPFEDIVISSRLRYARNIAGYRFPNLASNEELGEIFEMARAALENTQIPLETEKIEFITVTEFTDLQGEFLLERHLISPDFLKKIKSREKDDKNKHLSTLGVFISNDETISIMVNEEDHLRFQVISAGLEFDKSFSKLNTLDDIFESTLRYAFSPQYGYLTACPTNVGTGFRVSIMAHLPGLVLTKEINQALNAIWQFNCLVRGLYGEGTETRGYFFQISNSITLGQTEQEIMQGIKNIITQLINHEKKARDFLLKTMKTELEDKVYRAYAILRSARLLNSDEALNLLATVRLGVATEILNEVSLTTLNKIMILLKPANLQIFYNQTLNPYERDEKRASLIRTILQESQN, via the coding sequence ATGGAAAATAATACTTTTACGATTATCAGCCGAACAATTCCTTATTGGTTAGTTTCTGGAGCTCCGTTTGAGGATATAGTAATTTCTAGTCGCCTACGGTACGCTCGAAACATTGCTGGATATCGTTTCCCTAATTTGGCGTCTAACGAAGAACTTGGAGAAATTTTTGAAATGGCCAGAGCAGCTTTAGAAAATACACAAATCCCTTTAGAGACAGAAAAGATAGAATTCATAACAGTAACTGAGTTTACGGATTTACAAGGTGAATTTTTATTAGAACGGCATCTAATTTCGCCCGATTTTCTAAAAAAAATTAAATCCCGTGAAAAAGATGACAAAAATAAACACTTAAGTACCTTGGGGGTTTTTATAAGCAATGATGAAACAATAAGTATAATGGTTAACGAAGAAGATCACTTACGATTTCAAGTTATTAGCGCGGGTCTTGAGTTCGACAAGAGTTTTTCGAAATTAAATACTCTTGATGATATTTTCGAATCCACGTTGCGTTATGCATTCTCGCCGCAATACGGATACCTAACTGCTTGTCCAACTAACGTTGGTACAGGATTTCGAGTATCAATAATGGCGCATTTACCGGGATTGGTGCTCACCAAAGAAATAAATCAAGCCTTAAATGCAATTTGGCAGTTTAATTGCCTAGTCCGCGGCTTATATGGCGAAGGTACTGAAACTCGTGGATATTTCTTTCAAATCTCTAATAGTATCACTCTGGGACAAACAGAACAAGAAATTATGCAAGGCATAAAAAATATTATTACGCAGTTAATTAATCATGAAAAAAAAGCCCGTGATTTTTTATTGAAAACAATGAAAACCGAACTAGAAGATAAAGTTTATAGAGCATACGCGATTTTACGTTCAGCACGGTTATTAAATAGCGACGAAGCTTTAAACCTTTTAGCTACGGTACGATTAGGAGTTGCTACAGAAATCCTAAATGAAGTTTCTCTTACAACATTAAATAAAATTATGATTTTATTAAAACCAGCAAATCTTCAGATATTCTATAATCAAACTCTAAATCCATATGAACGTGATGAAAAAAGGGCATCACTTATCAGAACAATTTTACAAGAATCTCAAAATTAA
- a CDS encoding ABC transporter permease translates to MKNNCGKLTVMSSELFIATRYLKSRHRNFFSAGSLITIGGIFIGVFAIIVVMSVMNGFHKELKTRILGFTPHIMIMRYDYQPIADFDSLLKEVIKVPYVQYAEPFVLTKTIIRKGNISDGIVVRGIEESTGWNIINLPKDLVAGSLDLSEGKIILGVDLARSIDATVGDSVTLVAPFAGEPTPVGFIPKLKEFIVSGIFDAGMYDYNTSFVYLGIKSLQDFLDMKNKVSGIEIKLTDLNKTDYVTKELRRKISYPYRILDWKTMNRNVFTALRLEKVVTFIVLILIILVAAFGILGLLITMVIKKTKEIGILNALGVKKKGILKIFILTGSLMGIIGTTFGVLIGILVSWLLDKYRLVNLPGDVFFIKNLPVEISYTDIILVATSAILISFLATIYPAYKAANLTPVEAIRNE, encoded by the coding sequence TTGAAAAACAATTGCGGAAAGTTAACAGTCATGAGTAGTGAACTATTTATCGCTACAAGATATTTAAAATCAAGACACAGGAATTTTTTTTCAGCCGGTTCTTTAATAACTATCGGAGGTATTTTTATTGGTGTTTTTGCAATTATCGTTGTTATGTCGGTAATGAACGGATTTCACAAGGAGCTTAAGACTCGAATTCTAGGTTTCACACCTCATATTATGATTATGCGATACGATTATCAGCCGATCGCCGATTTTGATTCCCTTCTTAAAGAAGTTATTAAAGTACCTTATGTTCAGTATGCCGAGCCTTTTGTGCTAACAAAAACTATTATTCGCAAAGGCAACATCTCGGATGGAATCGTAGTTCGAGGAATCGAAGAAAGTACGGGCTGGAATATTATTAATCTGCCTAAAGATCTTGTTGCCGGATCCTTGGATTTAAGTGAAGGAAAAATCATCTTAGGTGTTGATTTGGCCAGAAGTATTGATGCTACCGTTGGCGATAGTGTCACATTAGTTGCCCCATTCGCTGGTGAACCAACTCCAGTAGGTTTTATCCCTAAATTGAAAGAATTTATTGTGAGCGGAATTTTTGACGCTGGAATGTATGATTATAACACAAGTTTTGTTTATTTAGGAATCAAAAGTCTTCAAGATTTTTTGGATATGAAAAACAAGGTGTCTGGTATCGAAATAAAATTGACCGATCTTAATAAAACCGATTATGTCACTAAAGAGCTCAGAAGAAAAATATCTTATCCTTATCGAATATTAGATTGGAAGACGATGAATCGTAATGTGTTTACAGCCCTAAGATTAGAAAAAGTGGTTACATTTATTGTTCTAATTTTAATCATCTTGGTTGCTGCATTTGGGATTTTGGGGTTACTAATAACAATGGTAATAAAGAAAACGAAGGAGATCGGCATTTTAAACGCCCTGGGAGTAAAAAAGAAGGGAATTTTAAAAATTTTCATTCTAACCGGTTCGCTCATGGGAATTATTGGAACTACTTTTGGGGTTTTGATTGGAATATTAGTATCATGGCTATTAGATAAATATCGACTTGTAAATCTCCCCGGTGATGTGTTTTTTATAAAGAATTTACCTGTAGAAATTTCTTATACTGACATCATCTTGGTGGCGACTTCGGCAATATTAATTTCGTTCTTGGCAACAATTTATCCAGCATACAAAGCTGCCAACTTAACCCCTGTTGAAGCTATAAGGAATGAATAA
- the speB gene encoding agmatinase: MGFEFTNSSLKDAQVVILGIPFDRTSSYMGGCRFAPQFIRIGGENIEAYSPYFNEHITKYAIHDAGDVLLDYSTVKQTFNQIRRKIRKYLQAKKKLLILGGEHTITIPIIQEFLRFYPNLYIIQLDAHSDTRDTFLGEKFCHATVIKRISEMVSTERIIQLGLRSLTVSPQNPNQFLFTVLEPIYKIKDIIKESPCYLTLDIDVIDCGLFPAVQTPVPGGIDYKELFNAIYEFRKINIVGCDLVEYSPLVMPNLNYASVAAEITRELLLLLCHKLSL, from the coding sequence ATGGGATTTGAATTTACTAACTCTTCGTTAAAAGATGCCCAAGTTGTTATATTAGGAATTCCTTTCGACCGAACTAGTTCATATATGGGGGGATGCCGATTTGCTCCGCAATTTATCAGAATCGGCGGCGAAAACATTGAAGCATATAGTCCATATTTTAATGAACATATAACAAAATACGCTATTCATGATGCCGGCGATGTCTTATTAGATTATTCAACAGTAAAACAGACCTTTAACCAAATCCGACGAAAAATACGAAAATATCTCCAGGCTAAAAAAAAATTATTAATTCTAGGTGGCGAGCACACAATTACGATACCGATAATCCAAGAGTTTTTACGCTTCTATCCGAATTTGTATATTATTCAACTCGATGCTCACTCTGATACACGAGATACCTTTCTAGGTGAAAAATTTTGCCATGCAACCGTAATAAAGCGAATCAGCGAAATGGTGTCCACTGAAAGGATAATACAACTTGGTCTCCGTTCGTTAACAGTTTCACCTCAAAATCCCAATCAATTCTTATTTACTGTACTAGAACCAATTTATAAAATAAAAGATATAATTAAAGAAAGTCCTTGTTATTTAACGTTAGATATTGATGTTATTGACTGTGGACTTTTCCCAGCTGTACAAACCCCGGTTCCTGGGGGAATAGATTATAAAGAACTTTTCAATGCAATCTACGAATTTCGTAAGATTAACATTGTGGGTTGTGACCTTGTTGAATATAGTCCACTCGTAATGCCTAATTTAAATTATGCGTCAGTCGCAGCTGAAATCACTCGAGAACTGTTGTTACTTCTTTGTCATAAACTGTCTTTATGA
- a CDS encoding two-component regulator propeller domain-containing protein — protein sequence MVQRRRGILKKFKFSFLIVLVGILATLAFGESWHTYTNTNFIHQILGDSNYLYCATNGGLVKFELSSKNFIKFITNTEGLLSNRVYRIAFDFNNNIWVGTHKGITVFDRNLENVLGHHSLGTNESDIITALTVLGETVFVGTRRGLFAIISKKTDNLSDDIIVPIQLPSNFSSNILSIFYYNGLWVGAVPGLIKINSDFSITQIYQHPFGDSIKAIKLLNDTIYFATELGLFNLANDTVQLTIVFQTPFILFDFVYYNNRYYFATTQGTWEYFNDTLRIFYSEDTRSLWVNQGLWLGIGGQIFRGGGLRCYDNGVWQEFRTNGIEYNIVTCALADIDGSLYALHYPVSYRTISYKPTNDNWQILWDSIPNSYVGVIDANSNYIWFGHWILNGGVSAYNPLTRSWIDVRQWNGYLGVVGALGVDNTGVIWFHNQANSLIAYTVGNYYEFTIPGLARPERYGYEIIFDANNRLWLGFSGGLVMYDYNNTLDNPLDDSYKLYTNGLPTSKEINSLTITANGQIWCGTEDGLAVLEKDSFVMITSNNSPIISNHIKRLRADPYGGIWILTPQGLSYYNIFKKYWKNYTSQNSGLIPNNDNDDKFYQWLFYDHYRHRLIIATKEGLCEFFPSVDSIDDLENIVIYPNPFIKSQHNRITVTNIPENSEIYIFDVNGNLCKKIVLSDSRIVEWNPSTLPSGLYFVYVYNNKIRRSQIIKFAVVN from the coding sequence ATGGTTCAAAGGAGAAGGGGCATTTTAAAAAAATTTAAGTTCAGTTTCTTAATAGTTTTAGTTGGAATTTTAGCAACATTAGCGTTTGGTGAATCTTGGCATACCTATACCAACACAAATTTCATACATCAGATATTAGGCGATTCTAATTATTTGTATTGCGCCACTAACGGCGGTTTAGTAAAATTCGAATTAAGTTCAAAAAATTTTATTAAATTTATTACTAATACCGAAGGATTGCTGTCGAATCGAGTCTATAGAATTGCTTTTGATTTTAACAATAATATTTGGGTAGGTACTCATAAAGGAATTACAGTATTTGACCGAAATTTAGAAAATGTTTTAGGCCATCATTCGTTAGGAACTAATGAGAGCGATATTATCACCGCTTTAACTGTGCTTGGGGAAACTGTTTTTGTCGGAACAAGGCGCGGTTTATTTGCAATAATCTCTAAAAAAACGGATAACTTATCTGATGATATCATTGTTCCTATACAACTGCCAAGTAATTTTTCATCAAATATATTGTCGATATTTTATTATAATGGTCTTTGGGTTGGTGCCGTGCCAGGATTAATAAAAATTAATAGTGATTTCAGCATTACACAAATTTACCAGCATCCATTTGGCGATTCGATAAAAGCCATTAAATTACTAAACGATACGATTTATTTTGCAACGGAACTTGGATTATTTAATCTAGCTAATGATACTGTCCAACTTACTATTGTTTTCCAAACGCCTTTTATACTTTTTGATTTTGTTTATTATAATAACCGATATTACTTCGCAACCACTCAAGGTACATGGGAATATTTCAACGATACTCTTCGGATATTTTATTCTGAAGATACTCGATCCCTATGGGTTAATCAAGGCTTATGGTTAGGCATCGGAGGACAAATTTTTCGAGGCGGGGGGCTTAGATGTTATGACAACGGAGTATGGCAGGAATTTCGGACCAACGGCATTGAATATAATATTGTAACTTGTGCATTGGCAGATATCGATGGTTCATTATATGCATTACATTATCCAGTAAGCTATCGAACAATAAGTTACAAGCCTACAAACGACAATTGGCAAATTTTATGGGACAGCATTCCCAATAGTTATGTTGGCGTAATAGATGCTAATAGCAATTATATTTGGTTTGGTCATTGGATACTCAACGGCGGTGTTAGTGCCTATAATCCTTTAACACGGTCCTGGATTGATGTGCGTCAATGGAATGGCTATTTAGGAGTTGTTGGAGCATTAGGAGTCGACAATACCGGGGTTATCTGGTTTCACAATCAAGCCAATTCATTAATCGCATATACTGTCGGCAATTATTACGAATTTACAATTCCGGGGCTTGCCCGACCTGAAAGATATGGTTACGAGATAATCTTTGACGCTAATAATCGTCTATGGTTAGGTTTTTCCGGAGGACTTGTAATGTATGACTACAATAATACTTTAGATAACCCACTAGACGATTCGTATAAACTTTATACTAACGGTTTGCCAACAAGTAAAGAAATAAATTCGCTGACCATAACAGCAAACGGTCAAATATGGTGTGGCACCGAAGATGGATTAGCAGTTTTAGAAAAAGACAGCTTCGTTATGATAACTAGCAATAACTCGCCAATAATTAGTAATCATATAAAACGATTACGCGCCGATCCCTACGGTGGAATATGGATATTAACCCCGCAGGGACTTTCATATTATAATATTTTTAAAAAATACTGGAAAAATTACACATCACAGAATAGTGGTTTAATTCCCAATAACGATAACGACGATAAATTTTATCAGTGGCTATTTTACGATCATTATCGTCATCGTCTAATTATTGCCACTAAAGAAGGTTTGTGTGAATTTTTTCCGTCTGTTGATTCGATTGATGATTTAGAAAATATAGTTATTTATCCTAATCCATTTATAAAATCACAACATAATAGGATTACCGTAACCAATATTCCGGAAAACAGCGAAATTTATATTTTTGATGTAAACGGCAATCTTTGTAAAAAAATTGTATTGTCTGATTCTCGAATCGTTGAATGGAATCCATCAACTCTTCCATCGGGTCTGTACTTTGTATATGTCTATAATAACAAAATTCGGCGTTCTCAGATAATAAAATTCGCGGTTGTAAATTAA
- the lysS gene encoding lysine--tRNA ligase, which translates to MLDNNLSPNAQDERIFRLKKLEQLKSEIGFPYRFDRTHTAQEVIKYFEELQQQSATVRVAGRIFSIRKHGKTKFVDLQDQSGKIQLYFRKDILGDSYEKFELVDIGDLLGVTGEVFKTNAGEITILVKSYQILAKSLRPLPEKWHGLEDVEMRYRQRYLDLIANPQAKKIILLRSKIIGLLRKFFEAKGFVEIETPILQPIYGGATAKPFETYYNVLDEKMFLRISDELYLKRLIVGGIEKVFEIGKDFRNEGVDRFHNPEFTQLEAYEAYKDYNDMMSLVEELFQFLSYNLYQKYEIEYTYEKTEKLIENNGKREKIIEEKKHVLNFNRPWRRVKFCEALNEKLGFDVLNATYDKLWNRALEEKIIEPNTIQKPSLVKLIDKLFSHLVQRELLDPTFVIDYPKITTPLARAHRENPQLVERFEPIICRIEIGNAFSELNDPLEQRRRFEEQIKQQEKYATLDEDFLMALEYGMPPTAGIGLGIDRIVMIFSNVYNIREVIPFPQLKPLKE; encoded by the coding sequence ATGTTAGACAATAATCTTTCTCCTAATGCGCAAGATGAACGAATTTTCCGACTCAAAAAACTAGAACAGCTAAAATCCGAAATTGGTTTTCCCTATCGTTTTGATCGAACACATACAGCCCAAGAAGTTATAAAATATTTTGAAGAATTACAACAGCAAAGCGCTACAGTTCGGGTCGCTGGCCGGATTTTTTCTATAAGAAAACACGGAAAAACCAAATTTGTTGACCTTCAAGACCAAAGTGGTAAAATTCAGCTTTATTTTCGTAAGGACATCCTGGGTGATTCTTACGAAAAGTTCGAGTTAGTTGACATTGGCGATTTGCTGGGGGTAACCGGTGAGGTCTTCAAAACCAATGCTGGTGAAATCACAATTCTTGTAAAATCATACCAAATTTTAGCCAAGTCACTGCGTCCTTTGCCTGAAAAGTGGCATGGTCTTGAAGACGTTGAGATGCGCTATCGCCAACGATATCTTGATCTAATCGCCAATCCGCAAGCTAAAAAAATCATTTTACTGCGCAGTAAAATAATTGGACTTTTAAGAAAGTTTTTTGAAGCGAAGGGATTTGTTGAGATTGAGACCCCAATTTTACAGCCGATTTATGGAGGAGCGACGGCTAAGCCATTTGAAACATATTACAATGTATTAGATGAAAAAATGTTTCTACGAATTTCTGACGAACTTTATCTAAAGCGCTTAATTGTGGGAGGTATAGAAAAAGTATTTGAAATCGGTAAAGACTTTCGAAATGAAGGAGTTGACCGTTTTCATAATCCGGAATTTACGCAACTTGAAGCCTACGAGGCGTATAAAGATTACAATGACATGATGTCTTTAGTTGAAGAGCTCTTTCAGTTTTTAAGTTACAATTTATATCAGAAATATGAAATTGAATATACCTACGAAAAAACAGAAAAACTCATAGAAAATAATGGCAAAAGAGAAAAAATAATCGAAGAAAAAAAACATGTATTAAACTTTAATAGACCATGGCGCCGGGTAAAGTTTTGTGAGGCATTAAATGAAAAATTAGGATTCGATGTGCTTAACGCTACCTATGATAAGCTTTGGAATCGAGCACTTGAAGAAAAAATAATAGAACCTAATACTATTCAAAAACCAAGCCTGGTAAAATTGATTGACAAACTATTTTCTCATCTTGTTCAACGAGAGCTCTTAGATCCGACCTTTGTTATTGATTATCCCAAAATCACTACTCCGCTGGCTCGAGCCCACCGAGAAAACCCACAACTAGTAGAACGATTCGAACCGATTATATGTCGCATTGAAATCGGAAATGCGTTCTCGGAACTTAATGATCCATTAGAGCAACGCCGACGTTTCGAAGAGCAAATAAAACAACAAGAAAAATATGCTACATTGGATGAAGATTTTTTAATGGCACTAGAGTACGGAATGCCGCCAACTGCTGGCATTGGGTTAGGAATTGATCGAATCGTAATGATTTTTAGTAACGTCTATAATATTCGTGAGGTAATTCCTTTCCCCCAATTAAAACCACTTAAGGAATAA
- a CDS encoding Ni/Fe hydrogenase subunit alpha — protein MAKITVDPITRLEGHGKIEIFLDDNGNVKEAYLQVPELRGFEKFCEGRKAEDMPQLTSRICGVCPVAHHFASTKALDMAFGVEPTETAKKLRELIYCGYIIYDHILHFYFLAGPDFIVGPDAPKEKRNVIGVIEKVGSELASEVIKHRAYGQKMTEILGGKPTHPVCGVPGGVTKNLSESERQEIYRMAQSCYNFALKTLDLFHKFVLEDPRYLSFIMDPAHTLKVYNMGLVDDKNRVNFYDGLIRVTDQNGNEFLRFHPKDYLNYIAEEVIEWSYIKVPYLKTIGFKGFVDGSDSGLYRVGPLARLNAADGMATPRAQEEYELMYKTFQTKPVNNTLAYHWARLIELVYASERAIELVSQPDITDTNIRNMNYQFHETGIGVVEAARGTLFHHYELTQDYLIKKVNLIVATTNNAGVLNLSVKNAAKTILKNSSQISEKLLNTIEMFYRAYDPCMACASHNIGSLNLIVNIYNNTNNLIDSRQV, from the coding sequence ATGGCAAAAATTACTGTCGACCCTATTACCCGGCTTGAAGGCCATGGGAAAATCGAGATATTTTTAGATGATAATGGCAATGTTAAAGAAGCTTATCTTCAGGTGCCAGAACTACGAGGGTTTGAAAAGTTTTGCGAAGGTCGTAAGGCGGAAGATATGCCGCAACTTACTTCGCGAATTTGTGGGGTTTGTCCGGTAGCACATCATTTTGCTTCAACCAAAGCCCTAGATATGGCATTTGGCGTTGAACCAACCGAAACTGCAAAAAAACTTCGTGAACTTATATATTGTGGATATATTATCTATGACCACATTCTTCATTTTTATTTTTTAGCCGGACCGGATTTTATTGTCGGACCTGATGCGCCCAAAGAAAAACGAAATGTGATTGGGGTGATAGAAAAAGTTGGATCAGAGTTAGCCAGCGAGGTCATTAAACACCGAGCCTATGGCCAAAAAATGACAGAAATTTTGGGCGGTAAACCAACGCACCCGGTATGTGGTGTTCCTGGTGGTGTGACAAAAAATTTAAGCGAATCCGAACGCCAAGAGATTTATCGAATGGCGCAATCGTGCTATAATTTTGCCTTAAAGACCCTAGATTTATTCCATAAGTTTGTACTTGAGGACCCTCGATATTTAAGTTTTATTATGGACCCAGCTCATACATTAAAAGTATACAATATGGGGTTAGTTGATGATAAAAACCGAGTTAATTTTTATGATGGGTTAATAAGAGTTACTGATCAAAATGGTAATGAATTTTTACGATTTCATCCTAAAGATTACTTAAATTATATTGCTGAAGAAGTAATTGAATGGTCCTATATAAAAGTGCCATATTTAAAAACAATCGGGTTTAAAGGATTCGTCGACGGTAGCGATTCAGGCTTATATCGTGTTGGTCCACTAGCTCGACTTAATGCTGCCGACGGAATGGCAACTCCTCGGGCGCAAGAAGAATATGAACTTATGTATAAAACTTTCCAAACAAAGCCGGTAAATAACACCCTAGCTTATCATTGGGCGCGGTTAATCGAATTGGTGTATGCTTCTGAAAGAGCCATAGAACTTGTTAGCCAGCCTGATATTACCGATACTAATATTCGAAACATGAATTACCAATTTCACGAAACTGGGATTGGAGTTGTTGAAGCAGCACGGGGCACTTTATTTCATCATTATGAGCTCACACAAGATTATCTTATTAAAAAAGTAAATCTAATCGTTGCAACAACTAATAACGCCGGGGTCTTAAATCTTTCCGTAAAAAATGCAGCTAAAACCATCTTAAAAAATAGCTCACAAATTAGTGAAAAATTATTAAACACCATAGAAATGTTTTATCGAGCTTACGATCCATGTATGGCGTGCGCTTCACATAATATTGGGTCTTTGAATCTTATCGTAAACATTTACAATAACACAAATAATTTGATCGATTCGCGGCAAGTGTAG
- a CDS encoding sugar transferase gives MRLKFLISSLILVFTDVLTITLNFLIAYFIRSQIIPVIFPFFSAPLPFKVFVLRYYLLVPFILVFAYEGLYHQRYDFWTEAKVIWKSNFIATLIIMFFLYITKAFVVSRIIVVIAFLLNIVLLPLVRNFVKKILYLLRLWKEEILFIGSEKIKEELRVIFGKNSNIGYSLKECIIIDNNSEPGIDLLEKLTQIKVSGIIIDGQKLSQERIVEIYERAQGVVKNFFIIPVGTQLRTFDVELLPLEHLILMKYRYNLLRTESQIIKRILDIIIAFIGLIVTLPLNFIIALAVKLSSPGPILFKQKRVGKDYKLFICYKFRTMYQNADSRLAEVLNQSDVLKEKWEKFLKIENDPRITPVGKLLRKTSFDELPQLFNVLIGEMSLVGPRPYLPEEVTHFEQKMNVISKVRPGMTGLWQVSGRSNLSFDERLRLDEFYVRNWSLWLDLVILLKTIIVWFKGEGAF, from the coding sequence ATGCGATTGAAATTTTTAATATCAAGTTTAATACTAGTTTTTACTGATGTTCTTACGATTACATTAAATTTTCTTATAGCTTATTTTATTCGCAGCCAGATAATTCCTGTAATTTTCCCCTTTTTTTCGGCGCCTTTGCCATTTAAGGTTTTTGTATTGCGCTATTATTTGTTAGTACCCTTTATTTTAGTATTTGCATACGAAGGTCTATATCATCAACGCTACGATTTTTGGACCGAGGCCAAAGTTATTTGGAAAAGCAATTTTATTGCTACTCTGATAATAATGTTTTTTTTATACATTACTAAAGCTTTTGTTGTATCACGAATTATTGTTGTAATAGCGTTTCTATTAAATATTGTCTTGCTACCTTTAGTTCGTAATTTTGTCAAAAAAATATTATATTTATTGAGACTTTGGAAAGAGGAAATACTTTTTATCGGTTCTGAAAAAATTAAAGAAGAATTGCGAGTCATTTTTGGTAAAAACTCTAATATTGGGTACAGTTTGAAAGAATGCATCATAATTGATAATAATTCTGAACCGGGAATCGATTTATTAGAAAAATTAACCCAGATAAAAGTTTCCGGTATCATAATCGATGGCCAAAAACTATCCCAGGAACGTATAGTAGAAATTTACGAACGAGCTCAAGGGGTTGTCAAAAACTTTTTTATCATCCCTGTAGGTACCCAATTACGAACTTTCGATGTGGAACTATTACCACTGGAACATCTTATTCTAATGAAGTACCGGTATAATTTACTGCGGACTGAAAGTCAGATTATAAAACGAATTTTAGATATCATTATCGCATTTATCGGTTTGATAGTTACCTTGCCCTTAAACTTTATCATTGCCTTAGCTGTAAAACTCTCGTCACCCGGACCAATACTGTTTAAACAAAAGCGTGTAGGTAAAGACTACAAATTATTTATTTGTTATAAATTTAGAACAATGTACCAGAATGCCGACAGTCGTTTAGCAGAAGTATTGAACCAATCGGACGTTTTAAAAGAAAAATGGGAAAAGTTTCTAAAGATTGAGAATGATCCTCGTATAACCCCAGTTGGAAAACTTTTGCGGAAAACAAGTTTTGATGAATTACCGCAATTATTTAATGTCCTTATAGGTGAAATGAGTTTAGTTGGTCCCAGACCATATTTACCTGAAGAGGTTACACATTTTGAGCAAAAAATGAATGTAATTTCTAAAGTTCGTCCTGGAATGACTGGACTCTGGCAGGTATCAGGACGAAGTAACTTAAGTTTTGACGAACGGCTTCGACTTGATGAATTTTATGTAAGAAATTGGAGCCTATGGCTAGACTTGGTTATTCTTTTAAAAACCATAATCGTATGGTTCAAAGGAGAAGGGGCATTTTAA
- a CDS encoding ABC transporter ATP-binding protein — MNSTILQAVNISKTFVSGNEKLEVLKDISLEVQVGEWLCILGPSGSGKSTLLHILGGLDRPDSGIVKINNVLISNLEPDKICEVRNRSIGFVFQFHHLLPEFNVIENVALPLLIRGVPKDSAFRHAEKILSDLDFNNRTQASITELSGGERQKVALARALVIDPLIILADEPTGNLDVTNTEMLLGLFKKINQEKQVTIITVTHNQNLVAFAHRKLFLKNGKLFS, encoded by the coding sequence ATGAACAGTACTATTTTGCAGGCAGTCAATATCTCCAAAACCTTTGTATCAGGAAATGAAAAATTAGAAGTATTAAAAGATATTAGTTTAGAAGTACAGGTTGGAGAGTGGCTTTGTATTTTAGGCCCTTCAGGCAGCGGTAAGAGTACTTTGCTTCACATTTTAGGTGGTTTGGATCGTCCTGATAGTGGCATAGTAAAAATTAACAATGTACTAATTAGTAATCTCGAACCCGATAAAATCTGCGAGGTCCGGAATCGTTCTATCGGCTTTGTATTCCAATTTCATCATTTATTACCAGAATTTAACGTTATCGAAAATGTTGCGTTACCGCTGTTAATTCGAGGCGTCCCAAAAGATAGCGCATTTAGGCATGCCGAAAAGATACTTTCTGATTTAGATTTTAACAACAGAACACAGGCCTCGATTACCGAACTTTCTGGGGGTGAACGTCAAAAAGTAGCGTTAGCTCGAGCATTAGTTATCGATCCGCTAATAATACTAGCTGATGAACCTACCGGCAACCTAGACGTAACTAATACCGAGATGCTTTTGGGACTATTTAAAAAAATTAATCAAGAAAAACAAGTAACAATTATTACCGTAACCCACAATCAAAATTTAGTTGCATTTGCGCACCGCAAGTTGTTTTTAAAAAACGGCAAATTGTTTTCGTAG
- a CDS encoding UvrB/UvrC motif-containing protein: MKECNICHKPEVFIIVNTVDREGNVQELALCKDCAQKKGISEIKKIKLTPAEIIMKLQMTSDANDQKITCNFCNITWANFRTTGRLGCEHCYESFKNQLDSLIKEIHGATLHRGKTVTSGRKTTYDRFVIKKLTKQMRQAIQNEDYEKAAVIRDQITKIKKGIV, encoded by the coding sequence ATGAAAGAGTGTAATATTTGCCACAAGCCTGAGGTTTTCATAATTGTAAATACAGTAGATAGAGAGGGTAATGTTCAAGAATTAGCCCTATGCAAGGATTGCGCTCAAAAGAAAGGAATCAGTGAAATCAAGAAAATAAAGTTAACACCGGCAGAAATTATTATGAAATTGCAAATGACCTCAGATGCAAATGACCAAAAAATCACGTGTAATTTTTGTAATATTACCTGGGCAAATTTTCGAACAACGGGACGGCTTGGATGCGAACATTGCTACGAAAGTTTTAAAAATCAATTAGATTCACTAATAAAAGAAATTCATGGCGCAACATTACACAGAGGAAAAACTGTGACCTCGGGCAGAAAGACAACTTACGATCGTTTTGTTATCAAAAAACTAACAAAACAAATGCGGCAAGCAATTCAAAACGAAGATTATGAAAAAGCCGCAGTGATTCGCGATCAAATAACGAAAATAAAAAAAGGAATAGTATAG